From Desmospora profundinema, a single genomic window includes:
- a CDS encoding ABC transporter ATP-binding protein, translated as MIQVKELKKSYPVGKKKLEVLKGVDLEIEKGDMIAIMGRSGSGKSTLLNILAGLDLADSGTYRYEQDQISDLNLDELADFRRKKIGFILQNYALIDSKNVFENVALPLRYSKESDDEIKEKVKKILSSLDIEELKEQAVDQLSGGQAQRVAIARALIQSPELILADEPTGSLDEETEKEILALFKDLNQQGKTIILVTHNPQVAEICDQTVYIRDGRCLFTR; from the coding sequence ATGATACAAGTGAAGGAACTGAAAAAATCGTACCCAGTAGGCAAAAAAAAGTTGGAAGTATTAAAAGGAGTCGACCTAGAGATAGAAAAAGGGGACATGATCGCCATCATGGGCAGGAGCGGATCGGGGAAGTCAACATTGCTCAATATCCTGGCGGGATTGGATCTAGCGGACAGCGGGACCTATCGGTATGAACAGGATCAGATTAGTGATCTAAACCTGGATGAGCTGGCCGATTTTCGCAGGAAGAAGATCGGGTTTATCCTTCAGAACTATGCCCTCATCGATAGTAAAAATGTGTTTGAAAATGTAGCGCTACCTCTGCGGTACAGCAAAGAATCGGATGATGAGATAAAAGAAAAAGTAAAGAAAATCCTGTCTTCATTAGACATAGAGGAATTAAAGGAACAAGCGGTTGATCAATTATCCGGTGGCCAAGCCCAACGTGTGGCGATTGCTAGGGCGTTAATTCAAAGCCCGGAGCTGATATTGGCGGATGAGCCGACGGGATCTCTGGACGAAGAAACAGAAAAAGAGATACTGGCTCTGTTTAAGGATCTCAATCAACAGGGAAAAACGATTATCCTCGTTACCCATAATCCACAAGTGGCCGAAATCTGTGATCAAACGGTTTATATACGAGACGGCCGATGCTTGTTTACCCGCTAA